CCAGTCTCCGTAGAGACCCTGGAGATGATGGTATCTGAAGTAGAGAAATCTCTGCGTAATACAGCCGATGCTGAAGTTGAGAGTCGTCAGATTGGTGAGCTGTTGATGGAACAGTTGTTTCCAGTCGATGAAGTGGCGTATGTCCGTTTTGCGTCGGTATACCGCCAGTTCAAAGATATCAATATGTTCATGAAAGAACTGAAATCCCTGTTGTCCAAAGACGATCTGGAGGATTAGTGAAGTTGGTAAAGGGAGAAGAGCAGTCTGGAGTTCCAGTCCGTGTGTACCAGAGAAATCGGTTGTTCTTCTCCAATCACTTTGGATCTTGAGAAAGTGATTGACAGCGAAAGCTGGATTTTATATGATATAGGAGTCGCCTGTGGAACGTAGCAGCGCTGGACAAGTTATCTATTTCATATCCTGGGGCCTTAGCTCAGCTGGGAGAGCGCATCGCTGGCAGCGATGAGGTCAGGGGTTCGATCCCCCTAGGCTC
This Paenibacillus xylanexedens DNA region includes the following protein-coding sequences:
- the nrdR gene encoding transcriptional regulator NrdR: MKCPYCGYMGTKVLDSRPANEAKSIRRRRECEQCARRFTTFEMIEETPLIVIKKDGSREEFSRDKILRGLIRACEKRPVSVETLEMMVSEVEKSLRNTADAEVESRQIGELLMEQLFPVDEVAYVRFASVYRQFKDINMFMKELKSLLSKDDLED